Proteins encoded by one window of Dehalococcoidia bacterium:
- the pyrH gene encoding UMP kinase: MAGAVYKRVLLKLSGEALAGEGRFGIDPPTLAATAEKIRAAHNNCSQIAVVIGAGNILRGIRLSQSEQGMDRATADYAGMLATVINALALQDALEQTGLDVRTQSAISMQRVAEPYIRRRAIRHLEKGRVVIFAGGTGNPFMTTDTAAALRAVEIGADVLLMTKNKVDGVYEADPAQTAGARRFAALSYADALARRLRVMDSTALALCMESDLPVIVFDLTQRDSIVRAVCGEEMGTVISSRPTSFADAAS; this comes from the coding sequence ATGGCCGGGGCGGTCTACAAGCGGGTCCTCCTCAAGCTAAGCGGTGAGGCCCTCGCCGGCGAGGGCCGGTTTGGCATAGACCCTCCCACGCTCGCCGCCACCGCCGAGAAGATCCGGGCCGCCCACAACAACTGCTCTCAAATCGCCGTCGTCATCGGCGCCGGGAACATCCTGCGGGGGATCCGTCTCAGCCAGAGCGAGCAGGGGATGGACCGCGCGACCGCCGACTACGCCGGCATGCTGGCGACGGTCATCAACGCCCTCGCGCTCCAGGACGCGCTGGAACAGACCGGCCTCGACGTCCGGACACAGTCGGCGATAAGCATGCAGCGGGTCGCCGAACCTTACATCCGCCGGCGGGCGATACGCCATCTCGAAAAGGGGCGGGTCGTCATCTTCGCCGGAGGCACGGGCAACCCCTTTATGACAACCGATACGGCGGCCGCCCTGCGCGCGGTGGAGATCGGCGCCGACGTCCTCCTGATGACGAAGAACAAGGTCGACGGCGTATACGAGGCGGACCCGGCGCAGACTGCGGGGGCGCGTCGCTTCGCGGCGCTCAGCTACGCCGACGCCCTCGCCCGCAGACTGCGCGTCATGGACAGCACCGCCCTGGCGCTATGCATGGAAAGCGACCTCCCCGTCATCGTCTTCGACCTGACGCAGCGAGACAGCATAGTCCGCGCCGTTTGCGGCGAGGAGATGGGAACGGTTATCAGCAGCCGGCCGACGTCGTTCGCCGACGCGGCCTCTTAG
- a CDS encoding M50 family metallopeptidase — translation MSDIINSFVPFFFIIVLLILVHEIGHFTAAKLFGVRVLEFGVGFPPRLAAVKRGDTEYSVNALPLGGFVRLLGEEDPSDPASLAAKSRPVRIIVLSAGALMNFVLAIVLFSVAYMIPREVSVGRPIINEVVAGSPAEEAGLQTGDIIYEINGREIKNTQEASYNIRLNLGETMTMTVKRGREFVDLRVRARWAPPEGQGPTGIQIAPQYPFTEMQSYPPWKAVPLGWRASFDALKLARNEVIAWIKGASSPQVAGPVGIAQATGEVVKEAGWKSLTDLAALLSINLAVINILPLPMLDGGRIVFVLLEILRRGRRIAPQREALVHLIGLVFFMTLFVVISYFDIVRIIRGESFFR, via the coding sequence GTGAGCGACATTATCAATTCATTCGTGCCCTTCTTCTTCATCATCGTGCTGCTGATACTCGTGCACGAGATCGGGCACTTCACCGCCGCGAAGCTGTTCGGCGTGCGCGTGCTCGAGTTCGGCGTAGGCTTCCCGCCGCGTCTCGCCGCCGTGAAGCGCGGCGACACGGAGTACTCGGTCAACGCCCTGCCCCTCGGCGGCTTCGTGCGCCTGCTCGGCGAGGAAGACCCCTCCGATCCCGCCAGCCTCGCCGCCAAGTCGCGGCCGGTGCGCATCATCGTCCTTTCGGCGGGGGCGTTGATGAACTTCGTGCTCGCCATCGTCCTGTTCAGTGTCGCTTACATGATCCCCAGGGAGGTCTCGGTCGGGCGGCCCATCATAAACGAGGTCGTGGCCGGGTCGCCGGCAGAGGAAGCGGGGTTGCAGACCGGCGACATCATCTACGAGATAAACGGGCGAGAGATCAAGAACACGCAGGAGGCCAGCTACAACATCCGGCTTAACCTGGGCGAGACGATGACGATGACGGTGAAGCGGGGCCGCGAGTTCGTTGACCTGCGGGTCAGGGCGCGATGGGCGCCGCCCGAGGGCCAGGGGCCGACGGGCATTCAGATAGCGCCCCAGTACCCGTTCACGGAGATGCAATCGTACCCGCCATGGAAGGCCGTGCCACTGGGCTGGCGCGCGTCCTTCGACGCCCTGAAGCTCGCCCGCAACGAGGTGATCGCCTGGATCAAGGGCGCGAGCAGCCCGCAGGTGGCGGGCCCGGTGGGCATCGCCCAGGCAACGGGTGAGGTGGTGAAGGAAGCGGGATGGAAGTCGCTTACCGACCTGGCGGCGCTCCTCAGCATCAACCTGGCGGTGATAAACATACTCCCTCTGCCCATGCTCGACGGCGGACGCATCGTCTTCGTGCTGCTCGAAATACTGCGTCGCGGCCGGCGCATCGCGCCCCAGCGGGAGGCGCTGGTGCACCTGATCGGGCTGGTCTTCTTCATGACGCTCTTTGTGGTCATCAGTTACTTTGATATCGTGCGCATCATAAGGGGCGAGAGTTTCTTCCGTTGA
- a CDS encoding phosphatidate cytidylyltransferase, protein MLKLRVASAIVALPLIVLLIWAGEWWYASVVALILLVATLEFHNARGTWLQPLAVLSAGLSAFLAVAAHLGLDWMTWVVTGLVVIPLLWITFTSDTPTALTDWFWTAGAVLYLGWLGSHLVLLRDLDDGRDWVYLTVFSVFATDTAAYFGGRAFGRRALAPSVSPGKTVEGAFFGFAAGLAAVLLFNYFLGLRKEAALIIPLALLLPLAAQLGDLVESKLKRSMEIKEASHLIPGHGGLMDRLDSVLLTVVVVYYYLTWVLP, encoded by the coding sequence ATGCTGAAGCTGCGGGTCGCTAGCGCAATCGTCGCCTTGCCGCTGATTGTCCTGCTCATCTGGGCCGGCGAATGGTGGTATGCCTCCGTCGTCGCCCTCATCCTCCTCGTCGCCACGCTCGAGTTCCACAACGCCCGCGGCACCTGGCTCCAACCGCTCGCCGTCCTGAGCGCCGGACTATCCGCTTTCCTGGCCGTCGCCGCGCACCTCGGCCTCGACTGGATGACGTGGGTAGTCACGGGCCTCGTCGTCATCCCGCTCCTCTGGATCACGTTCACGAGCGACACCCCGACGGCGCTCACGGACTGGTTCTGGACCGCCGGCGCCGTGCTCTACCTCGGCTGGCTGGGGAGCCACCTCGTGCTGCTGCGCGACCTCGACGACGGGCGCGACTGGGTGTACCTGACGGTCTTCTCCGTCTTCGCCACCGACACCGCCGCCTACTTCGGCGGGCGCGCCTTCGGCCGGAGGGCGCTCGCGCCGTCCGTCAGCCCGGGCAAGACGGTCGAGGGGGCGTTTTTCGGGTTTGCCGCCGGCCTGGCCGCCGTCCTCCTCTTCAACTACTTCCTGGGGCTGCGCAAGGAGGCCGCGCTCATCATTCCCCTTGCGCTGCTGCTGCCGCTCGCCGCCCAGCTCGGCGACCTCGTCGAGTCGAAGCTGAAGCGGAGTATGGAGATCAAGGAGGCGAGCCACCTCATACCCGGCCACGGCGGCCTGATGGACCGGCTCGATAGCGTCCTGCTGACGGTCGTGGTGGTATACTATTACTTGACGTGGGTACTTCCGTAA
- the frr gene encoding ribosome recycling factor, translating into MIDETLAEAERRMKNAVSVLQRELDSIRTGRARPGLVEQLKVDYYDSTLPLNQLATITAPEPRLITIQPWDRQALGAIEKAIQKSDLGLNPINDGHSIRLAIPQLTEERRKELVKVVHKKVEEGRVAVRNVRRHSVEELRLLDKEKKVSEDEDRRAQEQLQKLTDRYIQDIDKLGKEKEAELLEI; encoded by the coding sequence ATGATAGACGAGACGCTTGCCGAAGCGGAACGACGCATGAAGAACGCCGTGAGCGTGCTCCAGCGAGAGCTGGACTCCATCCGTACCGGTCGCGCGCGGCCGGGCCTGGTCGAGCAGCTCAAGGTGGACTATTACGACAGCACTCTTCCCCTTAATCAGCTTGCCACCATAACCGCGCCCGAGCCGCGTCTCATCACCATCCAGCCATGGGACCGGCAAGCGCTGGGGGCAATCGAGAAAGCGATCCAGAAGTCGGACCTCGGGCTCAACCCCATCAACGACGGCCACAGCATCCGGCTCGCCATCCCCCAGCTTACGGAAGAGCGGCGGAAGGAGCTGGTGAAAGTGGTGCACAAGAAGGTGGAAGAAGGCCGGGTGGCCGTCCGCAACGTCCGCCGGCACTCGGTCGAGGAGCTGCGGCTGCTCGACAAGGAAAAGAAGGTGTCGGAAGACGAGGACAGGCGGGCGCAGGAGCAGTTGCAGAAGCTCACCGACCGCTACATCCAGGACATAGACAAGCTGGGTAAAGAGAAGGAAGCGGAGCTGCTGGAGATCTAG
- the tsf gene encoding translation elongation factor Ts, whose product MTQANVSAADVKALREKTGAGVMECKKALTEAGGDQEKAIAILRERGLSVAERKAHRVTGQGLVECYIHAGGRIGAMVEVNCETDFVARTDDFKTLARDLAMQVAAQAPLAVTEEDLPTEADSPLEEACLLLQPFIRDPSRKVQDIVNDVIAKTGENIRVRRFARFELGN is encoded by the coding sequence ATGACACAGGCGAACGTATCTGCGGCCGACGTAAAGGCGCTGCGTGAGAAGACCGGCGCGGGCGTGATGGAGTGCAAGAAGGCGCTGACTGAGGCGGGCGGCGATCAGGAGAAGGCCATCGCGATTCTCCGCGAGCGCGGACTGAGCGTCGCCGAACGGAAGGCGCACCGCGTCACCGGCCAGGGGCTCGTCGAGTGCTACATCCATGCCGGCGGCCGCATCGGGGCGATGGTCGAGGTCAACTGCGAGACCGACTTCGTGGCGCGCACGGACGACTTTAAGACGCTGGCCCGTGACCTGGCGATGCAGGTCGCCGCCCAGGCACCCCTCGCCGTCACCGAAGAAGACCTTCCCACGGAAGCGGACAGCCCTCTCGAAGAGGCCTGCCTTCTCCTCCAGCCCTTCATCCGCGATCCGTCCCGAAAGGTGCAGGACATCGTTAACGACGTCATTGCCAAGACGGGCGAAAACATCAGGGTGCGTCGGTTCGCGCGGTTCGAGCTTGGAAATTAG
- a CDS encoding 1-deoxy-D-xylulose-5-phosphate reductoisomerase — protein MGTSVKGLAVLGSTGSIGRQALDVVRGLRHRFRIIALAAGRNVTLLEEQAREFSPRLICHSGNEPAPGGVIAFRGAQWASLEEMAVHPEVDIVVAATSGKAGLFPTLAALRAGKSVALANKEALVMAGKLVMQAMAEGSGEIRPVDSEHSAIWQCLRGEKHSDVSRIILTASGGAFRDKSLEELRRVTPEEALRHPTWRMGRKITIDSATLLNKGLEAIEAHWLFGVPFERIEVVMHRESIVHSLVEFADGSLKAQLGLPDMRLPIQYALSYSERLPMPSLPHLDLKQVGALHFEQLDLKRFPCLALALEAGHRGGTCPAVLTAADEVAVGHFLAGRIGFMEIASVIQETLDRHEPVAEPDLSEVLEADAWARKQADDLVRAKT, from the coding sequence GTGGGTACTTCCGTAAAAGGCCTCGCGGTACTCGGCTCCACGGGATCCATCGGACGTCAGGCCCTCGACGTGGTGCGAGGGCTGCGTCATCGTTTCCGTATCATCGCCCTCGCTGCGGGGCGGAACGTCACACTCCTCGAAGAGCAGGCGCGGGAGTTTTCGCCCCGTCTCATCTGCCACAGCGGAAACGAACCGGCGCCCGGGGGCGTTATAGCCTTTAGAGGCGCCCAATGGGCCTCGCTGGAGGAGATGGCGGTCCACCCCGAGGTGGACATCGTGGTGGCGGCCACATCCGGCAAGGCCGGCCTCTTCCCGACGCTGGCGGCGCTGCGCGCGGGCAAGAGCGTGGCGCTGGCCAATAAGGAGGCGCTTGTCATGGCGGGGAAGCTCGTCATGCAGGCGATGGCCGAGGGCAGCGGCGAGATACGTCCTGTCGATAGCGAGCACAGCGCGATCTGGCAGTGCTTGCGCGGCGAGAAGCACTCCGACGTCAGCCGGATCATTCTCACCGCTTCTGGGGGAGCTTTCAGGGACAAGAGCCTGGAAGAGCTGCGACGGGTCACGCCGGAAGAGGCGCTGCGGCACCCGACCTGGCGCATGGGGCGCAAGATAACCATCGATTCGGCGACGCTGCTGAACAAGGGGCTGGAGGCCATAGAGGCGCACTGGCTCTTCGGCGTGCCTTTCGAGAGGATTGAAGTAGTGATGCATCGCGAGAGCATCGTCCACTCGTTGGTGGAGTTCGCGGACGGCTCCCTTAAGGCGCAACTCGGGCTGCCCGACATGCGGCTGCCCATACAGTACGCCCTCTCTTACTCCGAGCGTCTCCCTATGCCCTCGCTGCCGCATCTCGACCTCAAGCAGGTGGGAGCGCTCCACTTCGAGCAGCTCGATCTCAAGCGGTTCCCCTGCCTTGCCCTGGCGCTCGAGGCGGGGCATCGAGGCGGCACCTGTCCAGCCGTGCTCACCGCCGCCGATGAGGTGGCAGTCGGGCACTTCCTGGCCGGACGCATCGGCTTCATGGAAATTGCGTCGGTAATCCAGGAGACTCTGGACAGGCACGAGCCCGTGGCGGAGCCGGACCTGAGCGAGGTGCTTGAGGCCGACGCCTGGGCGCGGAAGCAGGCCGACGACCTTGTGAGAGCGAAGACGTGA
- the ispG gene encoding flavodoxin-dependent (E)-4-hydroxy-3-methylbut-2-enyl-diphosphate synthase — MTARRPSKAVHIGDVTVGGGAPIVVQSMTNTRTEDSASTLRQIYDLAELGCEIVRVAVPDRRAADALPEIVRHTPVPLVADIHFDSRLALAALRAGVHALRLNPGNIRDPEKVRQIAREAKARGAPIRVGVNAGSLPPLPPLQDGELPPSTAERMVAAALWEIRLLEEMDFDLIKVSLKAFDVPTMVEANRLLAPKVPYPFHLGVTEAGTPAAGAVRSAVGIGILLAEGIGDTIRVSLAADPTQEIPVCWEILSALGLRRRGATVIACPTCGRAEIDLIPLAERVEEHFRKLGKPITVAVMGCVVNGPGEARQADVGLAGGKERGVIFRRGEIVRTVEERDFLAALIEEGEKFLTGG, encoded by the coding sequence TTGACGGCGCGCAGGCCCAGCAAAGCAGTACACATCGGCGACGTGACGGTGGGCGGTGGGGCGCCCATTGTCGTCCAATCGATGACGAACACGAGGACGGAGGACTCCGCTTCGACCCTGCGCCAGATATACGATCTCGCCGAGTTGGGCTGCGAGATCGTCCGCGTGGCGGTGCCTGACCGTCGCGCGGCGGACGCCCTGCCCGAGATCGTGCGTCATACCCCGGTGCCGCTCGTCGCCGATATCCACTTCGACTCCCGCCTGGCGCTGGCAGCGCTGCGCGCCGGTGTGCACGCACTGCGCTTGAACCCGGGGAACATACGCGACCCCGAGAAGGTGCGCCAGATAGCGCGAGAAGCGAAGGCGCGCGGCGCGCCCATCCGCGTGGGGGTGAACGCCGGCAGCCTGCCGCCTTTGCCTCCGCTCCAAGACGGCGAACTGCCGCCCTCCACCGCCGAGCGGATGGTCGCGGCGGCGTTGTGGGAAATACGCCTCCTCGAAGAGATGGACTTCGACCTGATTAAGGTCTCGCTCAAGGCGTTCGACGTCCCCACGATGGTGGAGGCCAACCGTCTGCTCGCCCCGAAGGTCCCCTACCCGTTCCACCTCGGCGTGACGGAGGCGGGCACGCCGGCGGCGGGCGCCGTCCGCAGCGCCGTCGGCATCGGCATACTGCTGGCCGAGGGCATCGGCGACACGATCCGTGTCTCCCTCGCCGCCGATCCGACGCAGGAGATACCCGTCTGTTGGGAGATACTCAGCGCGCTGGGGCTGCGGCGCCGTGGCGCGACGGTCATCGCCTGCCCCACCTGCGGCCGCGCTGAGATCGACCTCATACCGCTGGCGGAGCGGGTTGAGGAACACTTCCGCAAGCTCGGCAAGCCGATAACGGTTGCCGTTATGGGCTGCGTCGTCAACGGCCCCGGCGAAGCGCGACAGGCGGATGTGGGGCTCGCCGGGGGCAAAGAACGAGGCGTGATATTCAGGCGGGGAGAGATAGTGCGGACCGTGGAGGAAAGGGACTTTCTCGCGGCCCTCATCGAGGAGGGAGAGAAGTTCCTCACCGGAGGGTGA
- the rpsB gene encoding 30S ribosomal protein S2, with amino-acid sequence MKSLLEAGVHFGHQTQRWDPRMRQFIFTERNGIHIIDLQQTVQYLQRAYDFVRDVVAGGQTLLFVGTKRQAQDSIESEARRCSMPYVNNRWLGGTLTNFGTIQSRIDHLVRLEDAKARGEYDRLPKKEVLKIDKEIERLNRHFGGIKEMTQLPGALFIVDTTAERIAVAEARRVGIPIVAMVDTNGNPDEIEYPIPSNDDAIRAVRLVTSRIADAVLEGLALREYTPEEAEVLAGQTYSVSPEEPGPEERGEEAGEEEAAPEETTTSAETPEAETPTEEER; translated from the coding sequence ATGAAATCCCTTCTCGAGGCCGGCGTCCACTTCGGTCATCAGACCCAGCGCTGGGACCCCCGGATGCGCCAGTTCATATTCACCGAACGGAACGGCATCCACATCATCGACCTCCAGCAGACCGTCCAGTACCTGCAGCGCGCCTACGACTTCGTCCGCGACGTCGTCGCCGGCGGGCAGACGCTGCTCTTCGTGGGCACGAAGCGCCAGGCGCAGGACTCCATCGAGAGCGAGGCCCGGCGTTGCAGCATGCCGTACGTCAATAACCGCTGGCTCGGCGGCACGCTCACCAATTTCGGCACTATTCAGAGCCGCATTGACCACCTGGTGCGGCTGGAGGACGCTAAGGCCCGCGGCGAATACGACCGCCTCCCGAAGAAGGAAGTGCTGAAGATCGACAAGGAGATCGAGCGGCTGAACCGGCACTTCGGCGGCATCAAGGAGATGACCCAGCTTCCCGGCGCTCTGTTCATCGTCGACACCACGGCCGAGCGCATCGCCGTGGCGGAAGCGCGCCGCGTGGGCATCCCCATCGTTGCCATGGTCGACACCAACGGCAACCCCGACGAAATAGAGTACCCTATCCCCTCGAACGACGACGCGATCCGCGCCGTGCGGCTCGTCACGTCGCGCATCGCCGACGCCGTGCTCGAGGGGCTGGCGCTGCGAGAGTACACCCCAGAGGAGGCGGAGGTGCTCGCCGGGCAGACGTACAGCGTCTCCCCCGAGGAGCCGGGCCCCGAGGAGCGGGGAGAGGAAGCAGGCGAGGAGGAAGCAGCGCCGGAAGAGACCACCACCAGCGCGGAGACTCCCGAGGCAGAGACCCCAACGGAAGAGGAAAGATAG
- the uppS gene encoding polyprenyl diphosphate synthase: protein MKLPNHVAIIMDGNGRWAKERGLSRQAGHRAGTENIRRIIDYLGNRGVRYLTLYAFSTENWRRPRAEVRALLRLLGTVIKREIRELHEKGVRLVHLGSLEHLSPELRKQVLDAVDLTKDNTRMTVAVAFDYGGRAEIVDAARRIAAEGLSPEEIDEDAFAARLYTAGLPDPDLVIRTAGEMRLSNFLVWQAAYAEYYSTPVYWPDFGPEEMEKALQEYARRERRFGGVG, encoded by the coding sequence ATGAAGCTTCCGAATCATGTCGCCATCATCATGGACGGCAACGGCCGCTGGGCGAAGGAACGCGGCTTGTCGCGCCAGGCGGGACACCGCGCCGGCACGGAAAACATCCGCCGTATCATCGACTACCTGGGTAACCGCGGCGTCCGTTACCTGACCCTCTACGCCTTCTCCACAGAGAACTGGCGGCGCCCCCGGGCCGAGGTCCGCGCCCTCCTCCGTCTGCTGGGAACGGTAATCAAGCGGGAAATACGCGAGTTGCATGAGAAGGGCGTCCGGCTCGTCCACCTCGGCAGCCTCGAGCACCTTTCGCCCGAGCTGCGAAAGCAGGTGCTGGATGCCGTCGACCTGACGAAGGACAATACGCGGATGACGGTGGCGGTGGCGTTCGACTACGGTGGGCGTGCCGAGATCGTTGACGCCGCGCGGCGGATCGCCGCCGAAGGGCTCTCGCCGGAGGAGATCGACGAGGACGCGTTCGCCGCCCGCCTGTACACGGCCGGTCTGCCCGACCCCGACCTCGTCATCCGCACCGCAGGCGAGATGCGGCTCTCCAACTTCCTCGTCTGGCAGGCAGCATACGCCGAGTATTATTCGACGCCTGTCTACTGGCCGGACTTCGGGCCGGAGGAGATGGAGAAGGCGCTGCAGGAGTACGCCCGCCGCGAACGGCGCTTCGGCGGCGTCGGCTAG